The following is a genomic window from Hyperolius riggenbachi isolate aHypRig1 chromosome 4, aHypRig1.pri, whole genome shotgun sequence.
CCAGAACACAAACTTATCCGGCACCAGCCAATCCCTGTCAGTGCTGGATAACCGAGACCCTACTGTAGTTTTTAACTCTACTGGGCGGCACATAGACATGGTAAAAGACACCCAAAGAAAGAGatattaaggctgccatatttatttccttttagacaataccagttgcctggcatgctgctgatctttcagtagtgtctgaaatacacacctgaaacaagcatgaggcaaaACCAGTAAACCGTCAGTCAAACATTTGATCTACAtatgcttgtacagggtctatggctaaatgtattagagacagaggatcagcagggcagccaggcaatttgcattgtttaaaagaaaatacatatggcagcttccataaccctctcacttcaggtttcaggcagcaaaataaaacaagtaaaacagcctggttattattatgtattgcactgtacatatacatgtttatttcatcatgtcacatgtcgcctcgggtacactttaaggaaattATCTTACCTCATCTATTATTTAAGTTTTTCATTTTATACTTCAAGTACAGTTGAATAGTATAATTCATATCAGATACATAAAAGGtgagaaaaaagtaatttttttttaactttctttaTTGGAACTTTCCTTAGCAGTCACTTTACATCCATTTTATGCATGTGTTAATTAAAACAAAACCTTCCCATGTTATTTCTTGCAACGTACTGTATACAAATGAAATGCTGTCATATGAATGGGGTTGCATTTGGCTCCATTGTTTTATTACTTTATGGATTGTTGAGGACATAATCGGCAATGTATTTGACGGCAGCCAGAGTTTCCTCAGAAGTGGCTTTGATCTGTGATTCGGGGAGGGCGAATCCATATCTACCGGTGTCACGCAGCTCAAAGGTGTAAGAGTATTTAATACCAGCATCATAAGCCCAATCGTCAGAGCCACCAGCAGCAAGGTCTGTCATGGAGAAAGATAGACATTAGAGCAGATCTATCCCTTACATTCACATAGCTGCCAACTGTCCCTCATTTGGAGAGACTGTCCCTCATTGGGAatcctgtccctctgtctccctcatttgtccctctttcaggactgatgtacagatctatgtaaatatatgtgttttaTCTACAGACAAATGTGTTTCATTGGCTCtatactttattcccatcctttacattgatatacttcttctttcaaatgttaatatgaagtaaaatgaaccaggaataaccagtgtgatttgaataataacatatttttcttatgaaatctgtaatggtatgcatgactaggggtgttccaggggcgtggcttaaatgtTCCTTTTTCTTATCTTAAAATGTTGGTAGGTATGCATTCACAGTTACATTAACAATAGTTTGTCATACCGAAGCAGAAACAACGTCGCAGCTATAGGCACCTTTGACAAAAGCTGCATTTTGCCgatagggaaatttgggcgcacggcGGTGGCTGCTAGTAGGAGCCTCAAGGCACTGAGttttaccttctttgccgcaaatcacAGATACGCAAGACAATTTTTTTTCCGCACGCCTGTCTGCGGAAATTATCCCCTCTTGTCGCTAATCGGGCATCTGGGTGCCGAAATTTTCCTTCATAGCCGCATACCGTGGCTTTGCGGAAGGGATGGTTAGCCTTAGGAGGGGGATTTAGAgttaggcgccaccgggggggggggggggggggggggtttaggcaccaccagagcggggacttaggattaggcaccaccaggacggGTTTGAGGTTAGGCATTACAAGgacaggtttagggttaggcaccaccaggacaagtttagggttaggcaccaccaggacgggtttagagttaggcaccaccaggaggggtttagggttaggcaccaccaggacaggtttagggttaggcaccaccaggacaggtttagggttaggcgccaccaggaggggtttagggttaggcgccaccaagaggggtttagggttaggcaccaccaggatggatttaggattaggcaccaccaggaggggttttacggctaggcaccactggggagagggaggtcttggtgttagacaccaccagggaagggttctgtgtgagaatgggattaggtttagccataataaaatattgatatttattaccgatattttactattaaaatgTAGTAGTAGAATATAGCTTAGTTTTGCGATattttactagcggcaatcccctgcgcTCTTTCTTCCAGGCAACTTTTTACATGTTGTCATAcacctgattattattattatagccaTACTCACAGATTGTAGCTCCACCAGCACCATAGGTGTATTTGGTTCCATACAGGGCAGTCAGAGCTGAAACTGCATTCTTGGCAACATTGTTCTgatgggaaaaaatgcagcatatttaTTATAGAACACAAGTGTGGACAAAGTATGAACTTGGTTTAGAGACTCTGTAAGCCAAGTGTACACAGTCTTTTTAGATCTGTTTAAATTGACATCAACTGATGACTAGCAGTGAAGGGAAATCAGAGGTCACTGTAGAATTGTACTGAATTCAGGTTCTTGTACACTGGTCAATTGGAATTTTTAATTCAGCTACACATGATGGATATCATCCAGATATTGTATACCATTTTTGCACCACCTTGCCCGTTAGATGCTAGACAAGATTTCAGCATTGATCAGACTTTTATAGCCACAACCTTTAGACCTCCCCTTACacttaataaatattattttacacTTAGTAAATATTTGCGGTCCCCAAAATTGCTGCATCCTGTCGCAGAAGTAGTGATAGCCCTATGGGGCCATAGTTCTGATTGCGCTGCGTCAAGTTCCGTTGCAGCATTGCAAGAGTTGCAGTGCATCATGGGCAGTAACCCTGGAAGTGATGCATTATTTCAATGATTTGGTCGCACCGTAGCTGTAAGGCGCGGTGTGACTCGACAAAACCATTGACCGCAACAGTGTTAAAGGGGCCCTTATACTTcatgatgcagtacaaagctacggGAAGCATCGATCACACACAGCTCCTGCCTGTGGCCCCTTCTGCACTCCTGCCTAGAACCACCAATTGCACAAAGGAATGGACAATGAATATGCTGGATTTAAAGCATTGCTTTGTTCGAACTTTCCTAAGCTTCAATCATTTTAACAAATCTAACGTcagatttattgaaaaaaatcaacCAGAGTATGGGCATCTTAAAGACTAGCTGATCAAAGGATTTTAGACTGATGAGATAATTATTTTGGCCTTTAAAGCCCGTGTACCCTAGTCCAATATCGGACTGGTAGCCAGAGTGATTTACAATTAGTGTTTATTACATTTcgtaattttaaagggaacctgaagagagaggaatatggaggctaacatcttcatatatggaggctgccatcttcattaatTAATAAGCAATGCCagatgcctgacttctgtgctactgctctgcctctaatactttaaatcactggcccagaatgagcatgctggTCAGATGCTTtctctctggtctgactccactggctgcatgcttgttgctggtgtacaaTTGTAAAACCACTAAAGCTTAAAATTTGGCTTGACAGCCAGGCATCTGGCCTTGTTTATAAAGGAATGAAGATGTCAGCCTCTCTATTCCTCTCTCTTCCGTTTCCCTTTAAAGTTATGTATTTAAAATTcctgatcatttcaggtgacagtctattgtctgtgcactcaAAACTACAGAAAGAACTTTCAAACGTCATAAAACATATTGTGCACTCTGCAGCACTCACCAGAACGGTGTGATCTTTAGCAAGAGAATAGGTGTAAGAATAGGGAAAAAGCACCATCTGGGAGTAGGAGTGGATGGTCAGGTAAGCCTTGATGGATCCAAGGTTGCTACGAATGAAGTTGGCCAAAGCTTTGGTTTCCTTCTCAGACTCAGGAGTGGTACCACAGTAGGTTTCATCACAAGCTCTTGCAGATGCTCCAACAGCTTAAGAGAAAGAAATGAAATACATAGGTTGAGACCAAGATCATTACTATCTTTTATTAAccaattagcagcttcaatagagttatcttgtttgagataagtgcactgcttttggcctcagttggcagaactcgttgtgctgtaaattcttggaatgctttgatctctctctctactagcagaaaatataaaaactgtaagcagaagtcctttgttattgtctcacactgccccctagtgaccataAATACACATCAGAGAAGTACCAATTAGAagaaaggaaatgtaacaaaataaaacaaaaaaagtgctaaaataatttGGCCTGGAACACTTGTAAGCCTCagcataaattggctgctaaaggggttATTAAGAACCAACCTATGCCACATTACTGGGCAATAAATAATAGTTTTTATCATGGAAGGGTGCTAGATCACCAGGCTAGACTTGACTTGTCCTGCTTATGCTTAGACACAATTTGCAGTTTTAAAAGTTTGTGATTAAGAATACCTCTATTTTTTCATATGTTTTCctgctccatattattctcatttGCTGTGTATGTAATACTAAGTTCACTATCTGTATTTTTTGCTGTAACATGAAGGGAGATGTATGTACAGAAAATGTATAAGGACCCATTTCCAGTAGGGCTGAATTCAGGCTGAATTGGCAGCATTTCCTTGCATAAGAGAGGGGCGGGGCAACGCTGCCTATGCCTACAATGGGATTCCATCCAAATCGCACTGATGTCTGCAGCCCACACCCAAATCCCGATAGCTGTGCATGGAATAGCTTAGTGATCTGTGGCTGCGTCTCGCGCATGACGGGAGCTGCTGCCAAATCGGAAACCCCCGCGGCTCCTAATGGAAACCGGCCCTAAGGCTTAGAGCACACCTGTCTGCCGCCTTTTTGTGTACGTTTTCCTATATGCAGATTCTGCATTACCATGTgcattttcacagcagctaatataattattggaaaaaaaacacgCTCAGTGCTGCACTGCTGTCAGGTGCGGTTTCTGCTGCAAAAAACACATTTACCTGTAAAGTGGCCAGCCTATTGAATTGTACTCTGCATAAGTAACATCAGAAATCACTCGCAGGAAACTGGGCAGGAACTTCTGAATTTCTAATGTAAAGAGGAAGCATAGTCCTATCAGTTGCGTGTGGCCCAGtatcagtcatggagagaatccgaagacataacaacaaaattgTTTAGGTGatgcctttaatgactaactgtacaagatttctttgcaagctttcgaaactttgaGTTTCTTCTTCactcatgtttcagaactggaccaTACCCATACCATACCATAGGTATGGccttgatccagttctgaaacatggctgaagaagaaacttaaagtttcgaaagcttgcaaagaaatcttgtacagttagtcattaaaggcatCACCTAAAcaattttgttgttatgtcttcagataGTCCTATCAGTAAGAGGGAGAGTCAAGAGAGCGAGGAGAGCTTACAGGATGACATGGTATTTACTGATCTGAAACTATCAGGGTATATACAGGACTCACCCAAAAAAATGTAACTCCTTTACTTAACCAAGACACCTAAAATTAACTTGCAGTATAAATCATATACGTGATCAGTGACGGATTTcccataaagcactgtaggcctACAGGAGCCTTATGTGGGAGAGGTGGCTTCCCTCCTCAGATCACCGACCTCAGGAGCTTATAGTCTATTCCCTGTCTCATATCACTAACTTCAGGCACTTCcaccctaatccttgtctcatgtcactaaggatgatatgaAACAGTGATTTGAatgtaagattctaaggacagttaatGACATAACAAAGGGATTAGAGTttagaatatttttacttggggtgtggcctgtgtttaaGGGTGGAGTTTAGGGCAGTACAACCCTGTGCCTAGCAGCCTCTGAGTTGTAAGTTCTGCCTTGGATATGACATTTTGTAatgacttaaaaaaacaaaaacaaagccacTTACTGCACCATCCAGCATTGAAATTTCTGTTGGGATCGGTTCCGACACAAGTGCTGCCACTGTTTGGAGAACGAGTCTTCCTCCACATGCGGTTCTGTAGGGAACATCATCAGCATATGTGTCAGACACAGCAAAGCAACCAGACCTTTTATAAATGCTTTGCACAAACGACTTACTGTGCTCCAGGTGTACGCATAGCCATCAACATTCAGGACTGGGAGAACATAGAAGTCCAGGTTGTTCAGGAGGTTGGTAAACTGAGAATCAGTTCCATAAGTGCCTACTGCCTAAGATACATAAAAAGGAATTAATCTTTTTATATACGCTTCTGTTACTTTGCTGTCCTGTTGTAGAAATATATCACATGATTTCCCTTCTGAATTGGCCTACTTTATATACACTAAGAAAGAAATCCTCATAGCAGGGTAGGCATTACATCTAGTATCCTGTGGGCCAATACATGACTGCTAGTACTGTTTAGTAAACTCACTGCTACAGTACAATTTACAGTACAATTTAGCTGAGGGGTCCAGCATCTCTACAGGCATTTTTAAACTGTGCATCCAAAAAGTACTCCACAACTATGCTGGCACCACTAacagtgatatggagactgccatatttatttccttataagcaataccagttgcctggctatcccgctgatcctctgcctctaatacatttaagccatagaccctgaacaagcatgcagcagatcaagacaAGATTagcttgcttgtttctggggtaatacagacactactacagctgaatagatcagcagggcaaccaggcagctggtattgtttaaccacttgccgaccgcacactcataacgtgcgtcggcaaagtggcagctgcaggaccagcgacgcagtactgcgtcgccagctgcagcctaattaatcaggaagcagccgctcgtacgagcggctgcttcctgtcaaatcacggcggggggctccgtgaatagcctgcgggccgccgatggcggctcgcaggctagatgtaaacacaagcggaaataatccgctttgtttacatttgtacggcgctgctgcgcagcagcgccgtaaggcagatcggcgatccccggccaatcagcggccggggatcgccgccatgtgacaggagacagcctgtcactggctgcacaggacggatagcgtcctgtgcagccggatctccaggagggggccaggtaggagagggagggggaggatttcgccgcggaggggggctttgaggtgccccccccgccacccacagcaggcaggagagatcagacccccccagcacatcatccccataggggggaaaaaaggggggcaatctgatctccctgcctgcaccctgatctgtgctgggggctgcagagcccacccagcacagatcactcaaaccagcgctggtccttaagggggggtaaagggtgggtcctcaagtggttaaaaagaaaccaatatggcagcttccatattcttctcactacagttgtccttaaatgTTTCAGCAACCTCTGATATAGGAAAAAAACATAACTCCATAAAGCCATTAATAACGGCTTGACACATGGCCAATGAGATGTAAGTAATTCCAGCCTTCACTCAAATGTCATGCAAATAGTACACAacttgaaattgggccaatcagaactgacaagaggttggttgatttgattggtccaattccaagttgcatacTATTGCCATTCATTTTGCTTTCAAGCTGGAATTAATAACATTTGGTGACTGCTAGCTCATTGAGAGACAAAGCTGGAAACTAGAACTAAGTGTTATGGTTTTCCCTATTAGTCACAGTGCttaaaaaatggagaaaactagTTTGCTAGTGAAAAGCTTTCTATATTTACATTACTGTACTTTATTCAATAGCCCAGcattagtcactggatgcagtcTGAGTGATGGGCATTGTCAAGGCAGGTAGATTCTGGCAATATCTGGATTTTGGGCTGGCTTTGGGCACATATGGATTTTACTGAGTCACTATGGTTTTCATGTTATGTTGCTGAAATGTCTATTTGTATTGAAATaatttatgtgtattttgtgatcCTGTTACAgtaagtgtatgtgtgttttatgaACATTGTAGTCTAAACATCTGAGAATGTGAAATAGGCTAAATCTGAAGTACAGAAAATGAGTACGCTAaggcagaaaacacacgtgtgctAGCATTTTTGTGCCGCAAGTTttctgttggttttttttttcctggtgtccTGCAAACTCGTTTTTCCTTGCATGATTTTCCACATTTGTTTGGGATTTCCTGCATTGGTGAATACATTGTGATTGAAAACATGCCTGAATTGCGAAAAAAATCAGAAGGTTGTCGCAAATGAAAGGTGAATGAAGGCGACAAAATTTCCAATTCCCGAGTGGGCCACTGACTTCAATGACTAGCATGGCGATGGACGTTTTGCTGCACGTGACAAAACATACGTATCCAACAAGTGTGTTCTCTGCCTGGagtttttttattgtatgcttttcatagcatattattattatttagtagctatatagcaccaacatcttctgcagcgctgtacagagtatattgtcattgtcattcacgcttacaagattttgca
Proteins encoded in this region:
- the CPB1 gene encoding carboxypeptidase B isoform X1; this encodes MALDVSWQCDPEPMLDFWVPDSVDLVEAGKRADFHVESHVAYDIQALFEQKGIPFEILIDDLQLALEKQRDSNIRAVHSYEKYNDLDTINAWSANIAAQNPSLVSRSQIGTSYEGRPIYLLKVGKSGSNKKAVFIDCGFHAREWISPAFCQWFVKEAVGTYGTDSQFTNLLNNLDFYVLPVLNVDGYAYTWSTNRMWRKTRSPNSGSTCVGTDPNRNFNAGWCTVGASARACDETYCGTTPESEKETKALANFIRSNLGSIKAYLTIHSYSQMVLFPYSYTYSLAKDHTVLNNVAKNAVSALTALYGTKYTYGAGGATIYLAAGGSDDWAYDAGIKYSYTFELRDTGRYGFALPESQIKATSEETLAAVKYIADYVLNNP
- the CPB1 gene encoding carboxypeptidase B isoform X2 encodes the protein MGNIRKKAAAAHKLDFWVPDSVDLVEAGKRADFHVESHVAYDIQALFEQKGIPFEILIDDLQLALEKQRDSNIRAVHSYEKYNDLDTINAWSANIAAQNPSLVSRSQIGTSYEGRPIYLLKVGKSGSNKKAVFIDCGFHAREWISPAFCQWFVKEAVGTYGTDSQFTNLLNNLDFYVLPVLNVDGYAYTWSTNRMWRKTRSPNSGSTCVGTDPNRNFNAGWCTVGASARACDETYCGTTPESEKETKALANFIRSNLGSIKAYLTIHSYSQMVLFPYSYTYSLAKDHTVLNNVAKNAVSALTALYGTKYTYGAGGATIYLAAGGSDDWAYDAGIKYSYTFELRDTGRYGFALPESQIKATSEETLAAVKYIADYVLNNP